In Gemmobacter sp. 24YEA27, a genomic segment contains:
- the radA gene encoding DNA repair protein RadA codes for MSKSAPSFTCTACGASSRKWAGRCDACGAWNSIIEEAPLSSGPKPLGPRGKQVALTDLATEEAPPPRATSGISELDLVLGGGLVPASAILVGGDPGIGKSTLLLQAAASFAKTGLKCIYISGEEAAAQVRMRAQRLGLTDAPVMLGTETSLRDILTTLDAERPGLAIIDSIQTMWLDTVAAAPGSVSQVRAAAHELVNFAKRCGVAIIIVGHVTKEGQIAGPRVVEHMVDTVLYFEGERGHQFRILRAVKNRFGASDEIGVFEMTGRGLAEVTNPSALFLANRDAPAPGSAVFAGIEGTRPVLTEIQALVAPSPLGTPRRTVVGLDSGRLSTILAVLEARVGIPFTGLDVFLNVAGGMRVTEPAADLAVAAALLSAREDVAIPRDMVLFGEISLSGALRPVSQTENRLKEAAKLGFTQAALPKGSKPGAQGGLKLREMADLTAFTGEMFGAG; via the coding sequence ATGAGCAAATCCGCCCCCTCTTTCACCTGCACCGCCTGCGGCGCGAGTTCGCGCAAATGGGCCGGACGCTGCGATGCCTGTGGCGCCTGGAATTCGATCATCGAAGAGGCGCCGCTCTCCTCAGGTCCGAAACCGCTGGGCCCCAGGGGCAAGCAGGTCGCGCTGACGGATCTCGCGACAGAAGAAGCACCGCCGCCCCGCGCCACCTCGGGCATATCCGAGCTGGATCTCGTGCTGGGGGGCGGCCTCGTGCCGGCCTCGGCCATTCTGGTCGGCGGCGATCCGGGGATCGGGAAATCGACCCTTCTGTTACAGGCCGCCGCCAGCTTCGCAAAGACCGGGCTGAAATGCATTTATATCTCCGGCGAGGAGGCGGCAGCCCAGGTCCGGATGCGGGCACAGCGCCTTGGCCTTACCGATGCGCCGGTCATGCTTGGCACCGAGACCAGTCTGAGGGACATCCTCACCACGCTGGATGCCGAACGCCCGGGCCTTGCCATCATCGATTCGATCCAGACCATGTGGCTCGACACGGTCGCAGCGGCGCCAGGCTCGGTCTCGCAGGTCCGTGCCGCCGCGCATGAGCTGGTGAACTTCGCAAAACGGTGCGGCGTCGCCATCATCATCGTGGGCCATGTCACCAAAGAGGGCCAGATTGCCGGCCCGCGTGTGGTCGAGCATATGGTTGATACCGTGCTGTATTTCGAAGGCGAGCGCGGCCATCAGTTCCGTATTTTACGCGCCGTCAAGAACCGCTTTGGCGCCTCGGACGAGATCGGCGTTTTCGAGATGACCGGCCGGGGGCTTGCCGAGGTCACCAACCCTTCGGCGCTGTTTCTCGCGAACCGCGATGCGCCCGCACCCGGCTCTGCCGTTTTTGCAGGTATTGAGGGCACAAGGCCGGTCCTGACCGAAATACAGGCCCTTGTCGCGCCCTCGCCTCTGGGCACGCCGCGCCGCACGGTGGTCGGACTTGATTCGGGCAGGCTCTCGACCATCCTCGCCGTGCTGGAGGCGCGCGTCGGTATTCCTTTCACCGGGCTTGATGTTTTCCTCAATGTCGCAGGCGGCATGCGCGTGACCGAGCCCGCCGCCGATCTGGCCGTTGCCGCCGCGCTTTTGTCGGCGCGCGAAGATGTGGCGATCCCGCGTGACATGGTGCTTTTCGGGGAAATCTCGCTCTCGGGCGCGCTGCGCCCGGTATCCCAGACCGAAAACAGGTTGAAAGAAGCGGCGAAACTTGGTTTCACACAGGCGGCACTGCCCAAGGGATCGAAACCCGGCGCGCAGGGTGGGTTGAAACTGCGCGAAATGGCCGATCTCACGGCCTTTACGGGCGAGATGTTCGGGGCGGGCTGA
- a CDS encoding CvpA family protein: protein MDNFTWVDGGAALIILLSAVLAYSRGLVREGMAIVGWIGAAIVAFIFAPSAMPIVREIPMVGQFLADSCELSVVASFAAVFAIGLIVAALFTPLFSSIVQRSALGGIDQALGFVFGVARGVLLIAVAFIVYDRALANHSITAIDNSRTAKVFANFQASIDNAIPTDAPGWIVARYNDLTNVCSAETAQPVSPPPANGETAPAQDPAAAPIPAPVPAPAP from the coding sequence ATGGACAATTTCACCTGGGTCGATGGCGGCGCGGCCCTGATCATCCTGCTCTCGGCGGTTCTCGCCTATTCGCGCGGCCTTGTCCGCGAAGGCATGGCGATTGTCGGCTGGATCGGCGCGGCCATCGTGGCCTTCATCTTCGCGCCCTCGGCCATGCCCATCGTGCGCGAGATCCCGATGGTCGGCCAGTTCCTCGCCGACAGCTGCGAGCTTTCGGTCGTCGCCTCCTTCGCAGCGGTCTTTGCCATAGGGCTGATCGTCGCGGCTTTGTTCACGCCCCTGTTCTCGTCGATTGTGCAGCGCTCGGCGCTTGGCGGCATCGACCAGGCGCTTGGTTTCGTCTTTGGTGTGGCACGCGGCGTGCTGCTCATCGCAGTCGCCTTCATCGTCTATGACCGCGCCCTGGCGAATCATTCGATCACCGCGATCGACAATTCCCGCACCGCCAAGGTCTTCGCAAATTTCCAGGCCTCGATCGACAATGCGATCCCCACCGATGCACCTGGCTGGATCGTGGCACGCTATAATGACCTGACCAATGTATGTTCGGCCGAAACCGCCCAGCCGGTGAGCCCGCCGCCCGCAAATGGTGAAACCGCGCCCGCACAAGACCCGGCAGCGGCGCCCATTCCGGCCCCGGTTCCGGCGCCGGCGCCCTGA